DNA from Salmo trutta chromosome 14, fSalTru1.1, whole genome shotgun sequence:
gatgcagtgatccacaatatagtggctatatccaggagggccaaagttccaacagctgggcctaaaatagtgtataaagATCATAcgaaagattttgctgtgactcttatgtggatgattttaaaaatatttgttggtctgattaaTGAGCATCCAGACGccgcacttgatgaatttatgaaattgcttcttcgaATTATttataaacatgcacctgttaagaaactgactatTAGAACAGTTAAtcaaggctccatggattgataaggaattgaaaaactgtatggttgaaagagatggggcaaaatgAGTGGCTGTACATcggactggctgacttactgcaaattgagaaattatgtgactaaactcaacaaataGAAGaataaactgtattatgaagccaagatcaatgatataaagaatgacgggaaaaaaactttggagtactttaaatgaaattatgggcagaaagactgaggatggtagttgactctatagccactcctatctgtcatatttttaatctgagcctagaggaaagtgtctgtcctcaggcctggagggaagctaaagtaattccactacccaggagtggtaaagtggcctttactggctctaacagcagacctataagcttgctgcaaactgttgggaaaaaaattgtttgaccaaatacaaggatatttctctgtaaacaaattaacaagactttcagcatgcttatagagaagggcactcaacatgtactgcactgacacaaatgactgatgattggttgaaagaaattgataattaGATTGTTGGAGCtctactgttagatttcagtgcatcctttgatattattgaccataagttgttgttgaaaaaacttgtgttatggcttttcaacctctgccatatcgtggattcagagcaatctatctaatagaactcaaaggattttctttaatggaagcttctctaatgtcaagctctctaggccctctactcttttctatttttaccaatggcctgccactggcattaaacaaagcttGTGTccccatgtatgctgatgattcaaccatatacacatcagcaaccacagctaatgaagtcactgaaacccttaacaaagagttagtctgttttggaatgagtggccagtaataaactggtcctgatcatctctaaaactaagatcattgtatttggtacaaatcattcaagttctagacctcaggtgaatctggtaatgaatggtgtggctgttgaacaagttgaggaaactaaattacttggcgttactttagattgtaaactgtcaagatcaaaacatatagattcaatggttgtaaagatggggagaggtctgtccgtaataaagagatgctctgcttttttgacaccacactccaaaaaccaagttctgcaggctctagttttgtctaatcttgattattgtccagtcgtgtgggccagtgctgcaaggaaagacctagttaagctgcagctggcccagagagcggcacattttgctcttcattgtaaatcagagggctgatataaatactatgcatgccagtctctcttgtatttatatcagccctctgacttacaatgaagagcaaaatgtgcagtttgaggagagactgactgcatcacttcttttcaTAAGAAACATGTTTCTGTTGGAAATCCCAAATTCTcaacttaccccaccagacataccACCAGGGgccttttcacagtccccaaatccagaacaaattcaagaaagcatgcaatattatatagagcccttatttcttgaacttccttccatctcatattgcacAAATAAAATGCAAACCTTGTTTCAAGAaaacacctctcccctatttgacctagatatttagtgtgtatgcattgatatgtaggctacacgtgcctttcaaaacatttatatagttctgtccttgtctattgatgttctgtattatgtcatgtttcatgttttgtgtggaccccaggaagagtagatggggatcctaataaaataccaaaccaatatgtaattttgttATTTGGGTGAATTATCCCTTTAATTACAACAGTCATTTTATTGATCACGACATGACTAAGATAAATGAAACATGTTTATCGAACAATCTCTTATTATACTAGTGGAAATACAGTACAGATGTATAGTCCTTGTTATTAAACAATTGTTGAATGCTATATTTCCAGTTTCATGCAGTGATTGTATGATGTATATGAAAGCTAAATATGCAATGCATTAACTGGGCTTCCTCTTTAGTAGTCACAGCAATACTCCAACTTGAGTGGGTTTAACAGATACTtatttttttacaaccaaatctaaAACAATTGTAATGTAAATTTCATGTCACAGAAGGGTCCAGACACCTTTTTTTCTGATTTCACTTGTTTTAGAGAAACACTTACCCCAAAGAGAAAATCACTTCCACatcaaaaatagagatttggttgtaaaaaaagaACTTCTACTTTAAGTTAAGAGGCCAGGAAATAGATAGGAAAAACTGCTTCTGTGAGTAAATACAGGCACTTCAGGCATGTACACCAGGTCAGCATAGGGTCCTTCACATCCACAGGCATCTGAATCACAAGCTCACTTTTTATTTTGCACTTTCAGCAGTAAATTCTGTGCTGCTGTGTTCTTTGGCTCAACCTTCAGCAAGATGTTGAGATCTTCAACGCAAGCTTTGTAGTCCTGAAGGGAAAAATTAACACAAATCAAACAAAATGCTAAAACAGGTACATACAATGTATACAGTGGATTTTTTGTTCATCGGAAAGTCTCTCACTTTCAGCTCCTTGTGTGCTTGAGCTTGTCTGTACAGTGCCTTGATATTAGCGGAGTCGAGCTGCAGGGCCTCTTCACAATCTCGCACTACCTCCTTGTACATCTTTACAGAGAGGTAGCAGAGTGCCCTATTCAGTACAAAGGTACAAATTAGTCCCCATATAGGAATTATGCACATCCCAAGCCTGACAGGAGCTGGGCAATTTTACAGGATTATATGACAATGCAGAGATGGGAATACAACTCCCATACAAGGTTTCTTTGGTATTTGTCTACATACCAGACAGACATAAGCCTCACCTATTTGTGTACGTTGTGATTTCTGAGGGATTGTGTTTGAGGCTCTGAGTGTATTTCTCTATGGCTTTCTTGTACTCTGATTTTTTCACTAGTGCATTGCCTTCCTCTTTCAGGCATAGGGCTTTTTTAATGGCATCCTCTCCTGGGACtgaaaaaaaaaattgacatCTTATTTCTGGGACTACTATTTCTGTACACTTGTGTCTATATATGTTACAGGTTGTGCAAAGAAGATTATTaacagttttctgtttctattCATATTTGGACAGCAAAACCAGACAATCATATGAAAGACAAACCAGATGTATATTTTTCTCTGGTGCATTTGTGTTGTGCCATTTGGCATGTTGCCTGAGAAAAGTTTTCTTTGACGGCCATTGGAACAATGGGAATGGGTGGGAGCTTCTCTCGCCATGAGTGTCCATCCACCTCTGTCAGACactttgtcattctggaaggAAAAGGGGTTATCCAGTTGTACACAATTCCACCATCTTGATTATGTCCACTACGCATGAGATGGAGAAGTTTTCAGAAGTTAAAGGACTTGAAGGCTTTTAGTGAACAAAAATAAGTTCAAATGGATACGTGCAACATGTTATACCTGTTGGTACCATCTTGGGCTGCAGGTATGTGACAGTCTATCTGTAAGGCCGTCTTGTAATCCACGTAGGCTAATCTGTATCTCTCAAGGGCTTCATACGCTGCACCCCGGCGAAGGAGAGGCTTGATGCCAAACGGAACCAAGTCAAGAGAGCTAgaatataaaaaatgttttaggtACGAGTGTTGCTGCAGTAGtatgtacaaaaaaatacagaacctATTCAACAGCACACAAAGTAATGAGCTACTTGGGAAAAGATGCTGTTGATATGTTTTAGTTAAAAGTGTTACTTCAGCAGTATGAACCACCTGTAGCCCtcgatcatgactctcagttccattacattacacataaaaaTCATTGGATGAAGGTGTTTTCTGTaggggggagttttgttaagagccacGACGCTCTGTCTTAACATTAACACGCATTGCTTGCAGTACGGTTTTGGAAGAATAAAGACCTTTCATATCGGCGagaattaataataataaaaaaaaggttaaattgatacacacctttatagggttaggCTTCCCACAGCCATATTTCCATGTCACAGCTCTTGTTTAAAGAAAACAGATGGGAAAACAGAGTGGACTACCTGTGATAATTAGCTATCTGTGTCTCTGAACACCTGCGTGTAAACAGAAGATAGACACCacaaacgtgttgtcactgaaaaatattGTGCAACTGTTAAACCCGGTTAAAAGTGTActgtattttgcatttgtgaaattatttttagTTGAGGGATTTACGTTTCTAGAACCGTACTGCAGTAGAGAATCGATTCACGTTTTGATGGAGTACCCTTTAAACAaaacatgtaaggtccttggactaagGAGTAACATTGTGCACCTTTAGTCCAATATTGGGCTAGAACTACCTGTAGAGCAGAAGATCTAGGTCTGCGTGGCCTACCACAAAACATCATGTCTACAATGTAGGCTACTTACACTGTGCAGTCCTTCACACACTCCCCACAATTTCCATCCTTCAGATAACTGGCTGCACGGTTAGAATACAGGATACTAAGATCCTCTGAATTCTTTCCTGCAAATTAATTTACAGTGGTAACAATCTATCAGAACATGGAAAGCTTGTGCTGGTTTCAGAAAACTTGTCTTAATTTATGCACAATATAAAAACACACGTAGTTAGATCAGAGAAAACACTAGATTCTAATCTAGAATATTGAGCCAATTATTCTGACTGGTTAGCTGACTAGTTAGCTGCCTACCTGACCTCTCCACTTCTTTGATCGCCTGGCTGTAAAGACAGACAGCCTCCCCATACTGTCCAGTTTTAAAGCATTCGTTGCCTGCTTTTTTCAACTCTGTCCAAGACGGGGAACGACGCTTATGTGGCATATTTGATTTGCTGTAACAAGAGACACAAgaaaggttagctagctaacgttagcttgctagctagccaattttTACAAACCAAAACAACTTATTATCCATTCTAAACTGAGCCAGCCGGCAAATTAGCTACATACTTACCTTGCAAAATGAATATAATTGTATAAATATGTCTGGCTAGCTAGTTAATTCCTTAGAAGTGGTTAGCCAGCAGCTAGCCTATGTGTCGACTTACCAATTACTGAATGTAATGTTGATAGCTGGGCAAACTGTTGGTTGTGTAGCTATCTATACTCTTCTGTACTGTACTCGTCTGCAAATCGTCTAACTAACAAATAACGTAGAACGTAAAACCAAGATCTTAAACAATCTAGCTAGATGCGTAAAATGTGTCTTTATGCACGCTAACCAACATCAGCGTGTCATCAGCAACAATAAAGAACTTCCGGGTAACGTAATTTTGAAACATTTCTAAATAAAAGCCCTCCACTTAATAGTAGAAACTTGTCAATGACCTGTATTATTCATGATCTATAAAAAAATTATAGTTTAAACATTAACAATGATTCATATGTGTTCCtatttaagtgacatttgcaTAGAATGTGGGTTTTAATATATGTTCCATGTTCCAAGTTCGAATTCGTAGACGAGTGAGTaaaccccctctaccatcagtcctattagccaacgtgctaTAAATAGAAGACAAATTGTGCAAGCTACTTTTATGTCTGTTATAGATTATGGGGATATTATCTACATGCATGCTACGGCATCCACACTTAAATCGCTGGATGCTACTTATCATTGCGCATTTAGGTTTATTATGGGTGCTAGCTACAGAAATCaccactgtgttttatatcaaaaagtgggttggacttcgctgtccatgagacgagaacaacatgctctcgtgtttgtctataaagcacttctgagtaaactaccttcttatttatcatcactcatcaaCATTAGAATTATAATTCCTAAAACTAGGTCTGAAGCACGGATTACACTTGAGGCCCATGCGaattccacagagttgggtatggctgccttttcctgttacactccttgcctatggaatagcctgcagactaaacttaaacttgagactcttgtccattttaaacatttattggaggatttttatttttgtattgcttgtaactgctgtgttccttgttgaaataaaggtataataataataaaaatgtgcaaccagaggaaaaaaaactctagaccacctttactccacacacatgtttttttattttgattcCATTGGCCACAATGCGATTCACTGTATATGGAGCACATtgattaaaatttgatttgtttgtcactggcctacacacaataccccataatgtcatggGGGAAtaatatttgtaaaaatgtttactaattcattaaaaatgaaaatctgaaatgtcttgagtcaataagtattcaacccctttgttatggcatgccgaaataagttcaggagtaaaaaatgtgcttaacaagtcatgcaagttgcatggaatcactctttgtgcaataatggtgtttaacatgatgtttgaaagactacctcatctctgtaccccacacatacaattatctgtaaggtccctcattcgagcagtgagattcaaccacaaagaccagggaggttttccaatgtctcacaaAGAAGGGGAcctagacattgaatatccctttgagcatagcatggtgaagttattaattacactttggatggtgtatcaatacacccagtcactacaactatgcaggcgtccttcctaactcagttgccggagaggaaggaaaccgctcagggatatcaccatgaggccaatggtgactttaaaacagttacagaattgAATGGCTGTGCTAGTTTTCTCCTGAGGATGgatgaacaacattgtagttactccacaattctaatctaaatgacagtgaaacgaaggaagcctgtacaggataaaaatattccaaaacatgcatcctgtttgcaagaaagcactaaagtaatactgtaaaaaatgtggcaaagcaattcactttttgtcctaaatATAAAGTgtcatgtttggggcaaatccaatgcaacacattactgagtatcactctccatatttcaagctatgtggtggctgcatcatattatgggcatgcttgtaatcgttaaggactgggtagTTTTTccagataaaaaataaacagaattgagcttagcacaggcaaaatcctagaggaaaacctggtttagtctgctttccaccagacactgggagatgaattcacctttcagcaggactataagcttaaacacaaggccaaatctacactggagttgcttaccaagaatacAGTGAATGATTCTGAGTCTccgagttacaattttgacttaaatctacagcCACACACTATTGTTCAGCACACAGTATTATTCAGAGCCCCATGAAATAACATCATATATAGATTCTACAGATCTTACTAAGTATTCCCAACCACACTTTTACATTGGCACATAGAATAGCATATTCCTCTCTCTATAAGCCAATATGTAATTTATAGTCctacagtgtattgcattgggACCAATGGAATGGGTGGAGTAGAAAGGCCTGCTGGGTATTTAGACCCCTGGCATCCAAGAAATAACACCATATATAGATCAATTGGGTCTGTAGAATATTATGTTCTTTACATTCATTTACTTAAGCTCCAACAATTTCTCAGTGTGCTCTACCATATAATATTATGTATCTTATATAAAGTAGTAATTCGCTTTAGTTTAGAAAgtgtttttttaaacattcttTTCACATTATGCGTTATGCAAAGCTGAAAAAATTATTGATTTCGCATTGTATCATAGAAAGAGCGTTTTACCGCAGacctttattttgaaggcaaaatcGAAAAACCGGAAGTGATAATGTTGCTGCTGGGACACTAATGTTGCATTCATGACGCTAATCTAACCAACCACCAGCCTCTTTTCAGAAGCAAGTTCACTTCTGTTCTGGGAAAGGAGGCGCAGGCTATCTCAAGAACATGTACTTGCTCAAGTAGGTTCTTGTATGGTGTTAGATTTCATTTTCGGTTCTTCCTTTCGTTGGACATGGGCTTGCCTCATTTCTATTTGAAGATCAGGCTGGATGACCAGTAACCCATCCAGTGTCACTCTCACCAGCAGCCTAGAGTCACATGTAGCTAAAATCCTTAACAGAAAAACACAGAACAGTTTGTCCTTGAAATTAAACAGTTAAaaagagagtttctattggagaaattctaggtaggtccctccccattCCGTtcgcttccgtttaagaaacgttttgcaacaaaatATGCGTAATGAATACGCCCCAGCTGTCATACTTTCTCTCAATTACTTTCTCCACTGCTCATGAGGCCACTCAGGGTTCTGGGGCCAATCACTTGAACCACACTGCTGTTAGTAGGCCTATCAGTCAAGGAAAAGTATGTAAGTCCTTTTTTACATTGGTTGAAGTACTTTACATCATGACAATAACCCAGGGTTATGTCTAGAAATGATACAGCGTTTGTCAAATTGATTTCAAAAGTTTTTTATTTTAGTTAACACTTTTCCTAACCTGAACCTAATAATCCTAACTTGctacattaattatcctaacctgctgtgtaagttctcctaaacctgctacgaaaagtcaaattTGACTAAAGCTGTATTATAGACAAAACCATAACACAGCCCTGCGCCATATACCCAGCCTAAAGAGCAAGCAGAAGCAGGTGGCAAGCAAAAACTACATGGAAGGAATATATGGGTTGTTCCACAAATTGAGTGCCTTTTGGgaccctttgatattttaagtagaaattgtgcacaagTATTACATTTTAAAAGAGGTTATATTAAGTGCCCTTTAGACCACATGGTCTTAGGGGGCCTGGCCCGCCCACCCTACCGTTCCTCCTTTCCCATCCTAAATAAAATGTAGAAATATTAATAATTTATTTGATgaagacacgcacagacagaaaGACTCATCAATCTAAAGCCTCCGAGTGAgcaaaacagcacccctctgtctcagtatatgttgtccatgtatctgatgctgtctagaccaaaagagtatggcatgtcatgttccttttagtcagacagtatcagatacatgggctacatatagcaagacagaggggcactgtttcaTTTGCTCAGAAGCTTTTACTGGTGAGATAGtgtcagcagagaggaagagtgCTCACTCTGATCAAAATCTGTCCAgaataagcccaatgcgtttctatgggcttaatATGCAGACCTAAACTTGTCCCCTGCCTTCCCTTCTTTGggatgactcccattgttagggcggagacatgatcATATACCAATCTCTGGTTTCACACAGCCAATTGGAAAGGAAAGTTGGCgtgtgcacagtgcactgttcggATGCCGGTAAATTGATGTTTTGCCATAATTacataattactcctgtctaaataaaatcattcaaaatactataccagagagcatgacttagccacagaggatcattagcttctttaaaaaagagctgtggattgtttcaaatttACGGAAGTCCatatgataaaaataaatatccctcGTTATTTCGAGATTACGACTTATTTATCTCATGATCACTacataacaaatgttgttttgtcgAGATTACAAGAAAATCAAAAGTACAATGCATCATCCCTTCATTTGTTCAGATGTACATTAaccacaaatatatatatatatatatatatatatatatatatatatatatatatatatatatatatatatatacaccaccggtcaaatgttttataacacctactcattcaagggtttttctttatttttactattttctacattgtagaataatagtgaagacatcaaaactatgaaataacacacatggaatcacgtagtatccgaaaaagttttaaacaaatcaaaatacattttatgtttgagattcttcaaagtagccaccctttgtcttgatgacagctttgcacgctcttcgcattctctcaaccagcttcacctggaatccttttccaacattcttgaaggagttcccacatatgctgagcacacgttggctgctttttcttcactctgcagtccaactcatcccaaaccatctcaattgggttgaggtcaggtgattgtggaatagcccttacacagcctggaggtgtgttttgggtcattgtcctgttgaaaaacaaatgatagtcctactaagcgcaaaccagatgataTGGTGTAacgctgaagaatgctgtggtagccatgctggttaattgtgccttgaattctaaatgaatcactgacagtgtcaccagcaaagcacccccacacaatcacacctcctcctccatgcttcacagtgggaaccacacatgtggagatcatccgttcacctactctgcgtctcaaaaagacacggcagttggaaccaaaaatctcaaatagggagtcatcagaccaaaggacagatttccaccggtctaatgtccattgctcgtgtttcttggcccccgcaagtctcttcttcttatttgtgtcctttagtagtggtttcttagcagtaattcaaccatgaaggcctgattcacgcagtctcctctgaacagttgaagttgagatgtgtctgttacttgaaatctgtgaagcatttatttggtctgcaatctgaggtgcagttaactctaattaacttatcctctgtagcagaggtcactctgggtcttcctttcctgtggcggtcctcatgagagccagtttcatcatatcgcttgatggtttttgcgacttcacaaagttcttgaaattttccggattgactgaccttcatgtcttaaagtaatgatggattgtcatttctctttgcttatttgagctgtttttgtcataatatggacttggtattttaccaaataaggctatcttctgtgtacccataccttgtcacaacacaactgattggctcaaacgcattaagaaggaaaggaattccacaaattaacttttaacaaggcacacctgttaattgaaatgaatttcACACCTGCTCCTGTGTGTCCACTATTTGGATTCTTGGATTAATCTTTGAAAAGCGCTAAAAATACATAAAAACTTCTATCAATGCAATTATCAACCAGTTTCCCTATATCACTGACTTCTGACCAATCTTTCCTTATCTCTACCAAGGTTCGATCAACAAGCTATGCGAGGGTGGGGGAGTTGAAATATGCCTTGCATGGCTACACAAGTATATTGCTAGCTGAAGtatctgccttcttaacaacactatcaacaaagcaggtcctacaggccctagttttcttgcaaacacagttcactatTTTATATTtcgttttatatgtaatgtgggtgctttggtgtgtttgaaccCCAGCTGCctaggcagcagctaatggggatccctaataaattcAAATATTAAAAGTAGTTAAACCTACGCCCGGTTTGTAATTATACAAGGAACAAACATAACATGGTGTCAGATTGGTAGTCActatgaagagagagaaaaaagaaaggatTAACTCTGCAAATTTCCACGACGAAAATGGAACATTCTGTTACAAGTGACGTGAGTAGTCGAAGATGCTAGCTAGCAAGAGCGATGCCAACGAGCCGCAGCATTGAGAGTGACAGCAGTGAGAACAGGGCTGCTGCATTGGAATCTGTTGATGAGCAACTTACCGAAGTAAGAGAAATTGAAACTGTACCTGTTCCCTGAGTGTTTCCCTTCATGGATAGGCTTAGTCCTCCTACTCCTATGCAGTTAATAGACAATCTAGCTGACAATTGGAAACGTTTAACAGGCAGAGATTCAATATCTACCTAGCAGCCAGTGGAGCAGGGGGAGATGATGACAAATTGAAAGAGGATGCATTGGACATTTACAATTGTTTTCAGCTAGACGAGGCAAACTTGACATTGACTGTACTCATGGCTACATTTTAGGAGTACTTAATACCAAACCCTGCATATGGAAAATAGTGTAACAACTGTGGGAAAAGGAATCATTTCTCAAAATGCTGCAAAGCTGAGGCTACAAAGAAAAAGGTTCACACAGTCAAAGAGGAGACTGAAGAGTTATTTGTTGATTCTGTGGAAATATACAATGCAGTTAAAGCTGAATAGATTGTGCCATTGACTGTGAATTAAACTATAATAACCTTCAAGCTCGATACTGGACCTCAGGTAAACCTGTTGTCGCTGGATGACTAAAAACAATgaaagtgaagagcaaaatacaCCCTGTGAAAATCAAGGTTACTGGTTATACTGGGGAGCACGTACCAGTCAAAGGAAAGCACAGCTGTTGATCATGGAAAAGAGTGTACAGCCTATCCGAGGAATCAGCTCAATTTAGTGAAGAGTGTATGTTGTGACATCACAGACTGAAAATGACCAAGAATGCCTACTGACTGA
Protein-coding regions in this window:
- the LOC115208424 gene encoding mitochondrial import receptor subunit TOM34, with translation MPHKRRSPSWTELKKAGNECFKTGQYGEAVCLYSQAIKEVERSGKNSEDLSILYSNRAASYLKDGNCGECVKDCTVSLDLVPFGIKPLLRRGAAYEALERYRLAYVDYKTALQIDCHIPAAQDGTNRMTKCLTEVDGHSWREKLPPIPIVPMAVKENFSQATCQMAQHKCTREKYTSVPGEDAIKKALCLKEEGNALVKKSEYKKAIEKYTQSLKHNPSEITTYTNRALCYLSVKMYKEVVRDCEEALQLDSANIKALYRQAQAHKELKDYKACVEDLNILLKVEPKNTAAQNLLLKVQNKK